The following are encoded in a window of Balaenoptera ricei isolate mBalRic1 chromosome 1, mBalRic1.hap2, whole genome shotgun sequence genomic DNA:
- the LOC132367270 gene encoding transmembrane protein 258-like — protein sequence MELKATNRYTIPGNLAVSPYLTMGLLAIGWFFTRWYFVYEATSTKHTHDMYKKLLISLVTLLFIDFGVLFLLLWVGIYI from the coding sequence atggagctcaaggccACGAACAGATACACCATCCCAGGGAACCTGGCTGTCTCTCCCTATCTGACCATGGGGCTGTTGGCTATTGGCTGGTTCTTCACTCGCTGGTACTTTGTTTATGAAGCCACCTCCACCAAGCACACTCATGATATGTACAAAAAGCTTCTCATCTCCTTGGTGACCTTGCTATTCATTGACTTTGGAGTTCTCTTCCTGTTGCTCTGGGTTGGCATCTACATATGA